One Planctomycetaceae bacterium DNA segment encodes these proteins:
- a CDS encoding endonuclease domain-containing protein produces MSAVSNQSNRQSPTSFRRRRRQNQTRSEGLLWSVLRARQVCGLKFRREHSIENWIVDFACVAKMLIVEIDGGYHDATAESDLQRQRKLELLGWTVLRFSDKDVEHNAEAVAFAIARELGLEYEFKDRVKTGSGMKTRRAPSPRCAGPSKLGG; encoded by the coding sequence ATGTCGGCCGTGAGTAACCAGTCAAATCGGCAGTCGCCGACGAGTTTTCGGCGACGAAGACGTCAGAATCAAACACGGTCCGAAGGCTTGCTGTGGAGCGTTCTTCGTGCCAGGCAAGTATGCGGACTGAAGTTTCGTCGCGAGCATTCAATCGAGAATTGGATCGTTGATTTTGCCTGCGTCGCAAAAATGTTGATCGTGGAAATCGATGGTGGGTATCACGACGCGACCGCAGAAAGCGATCTGCAACGTCAACGCAAATTGGAACTGCTGGGATGGACCGTCCTGCGATTTTCGGACAAAGACGTAGAGCATAACGCAGAAGCGGTCGCCTTTGCCATCGCCAGGGAACTGGGGCTGGAATACGAATTCAAGGATCGTGTCAAAACTGGTTCAGGAATGAAGACACGGCGTGCTCCGTCCCCTCGCTGCGCTGGACCTTCCAAATTGGGAGGATGA
- a CDS encoding type II secretion system protein, whose translation MNRVRRQHSPAGSLRRGFTLVEMLVSVALVLLMMTMFTSIFSMATNSVSKQRSISENDQRARTLTTIIRADFAKRTNRYPFPYYPGELNSTSPTPFGNRAGYIYISTNDPYSGLDDIIQFTVNADNLVENTDQSPYFGASKLLYDALAEALNEDRRTTIRFNPNQPEADDGQIFTNGVASSRAAEISLFVRNGDLIRRVSLLRDPLPIAGQDYSVEPRSTGQPGPPPIGDHPYFIDESDPDLGLGAGNGGHFYFVGNPGAIDQINPGDPDYFFLPAGTSPPTSWNVIPINDFWRHFDFSGIPVNFTLNLPTNVQFIGVDSLDNSTLGGGTTPLGNPRFRFGFNPVTGCSREHDNALTAQFIGRYVQAETSFIDFNYPIAPSRFESTGGGLIGNGNPMDVAGTPLNLNPSVGLVEQYRDATGNGRGGARRVEDLLLTNVHDLKVEIWDDRLGRFVTPGYGDLTSAIATGNVGDYHIRRSLQVHGTGSNAGRVQLWTAVRRFGVPAANRQLPHIFDTGTAA comes from the coding sequence ATGAACCGCGTCAGACGTCAACACTCGCCGGCCGGCAGCCTTCGACGAGGATTCACTCTCGTCGAAATGCTGGTTTCGGTTGCGCTGGTGCTGCTGATGATGACTATGTTCACCAGCATCTTTTCGATGGCAACCAACAGCGTCAGCAAGCAGCGCAGCATCTCGGAGAATGACCAGCGGGCGCGCACGCTGACGACAATCATCCGAGCCGACTTTGCCAAACGAACGAACCGATATCCGTTTCCCTATTACCCCGGAGAACTGAATTCCACATCGCCGACGCCATTCGGAAATCGAGCCGGCTACATTTATATTTCCACCAACGATCCCTATAGCGGTCTGGACGACATCATTCAGTTTACGGTGAACGCGGATAATCTGGTCGAGAACACGGACCAGTCCCCGTATTTCGGCGCCAGCAAGCTGCTGTACGACGCGCTCGCGGAAGCACTGAACGAAGATCGCCGGACAACGATTCGGTTCAACCCGAACCAGCCCGAAGCGGACGATGGTCAGATCTTTACGAACGGCGTCGCCAGTTCGCGTGCGGCGGAAATCAGCCTGTTTGTCCGCAACGGCGACCTGATTCGGCGAGTCAGCCTGCTGCGTGATCCGCTGCCGATCGCCGGTCAGGACTACAGCGTTGAACCACGCAGCACCGGTCAGCCGGGACCTCCGCCGATCGGTGACCATCCGTACTTCATCGACGAGTCGGATCCCGATCTGGGACTTGGTGCCGGCAACGGGGGGCACTTCTACTTCGTTGGCAACCCCGGAGCAATTGATCAGATCAACCCCGGTGATCCCGACTATTTCTTCCTGCCGGCTGGTACCTCACCGCCAACGTCGTGGAACGTCATTCCCATCAACGACTTCTGGCGGCACTTTGATTTTTCCGGGATACCGGTGAATTTTACGCTCAACCTGCCAACCAATGTGCAGTTCATCGGCGTGGATTCGCTGGATAATTCGACGCTTGGCGGAGGAACCACTCCGCTGGGCAATCCGCGGTTTCGTTTTGGATTCAATCCGGTCACGGGATGTTCGCGGGAACATGACAACGCGCTGACAGCGCAGTTCATCGGCCGGTATGTGCAGGCGGAAACGTCGTTTATTGACTTCAACTATCCAATTGCTCCCAGCCGGTTTGAATCGACGGGCGGAGGACTGATCGGCAATGGTAATCCGATGGATGTCGCGGGGACTCCGCTGAACCTGAATCCGTCGGTCGGTCTTGTCGAACAATACCGGGACGCGACCGGAAACGGCCGCGGCGGTGCTCGCCGAGTCGAAGACCTGCTGCTGACCAATGTGCATGATCTGAAGGTGGAAATCTGGGACGATCGGCTGGGACGATTCGTCACGCCGGGTTACGGCGATTTGACGTCGGCCATCGCAACGGGCAATGTCGGTGACTATCACATTCGCCGCAGCCTGCAGGTTCATGGAACTGGTTCAAACGCCGGGCGAGTTCAGTTATGGACCGCTGTCAGGCGGTTCGGAGTTCCCGCTGCAAACCGCCAGCTGCCACATATTTTTGACACGGGCACAGCGGCGTGA
- a CDS encoding prepilin-type N-terminal cleavage/methylation domain-containing protein, whose amino-acid sequence MKQPTSVNRNPAAHARHGVTLVEVLMSLMIMSIGVTSVAVLFPISMLRSIQATQLTNGAITKYNVETLLDMQPGLIFDPDGDYLAGPAAGSLDLLTEHFRFPATRNYIVDPAGFYTHVADGQFGYAGLFGNDPTGLLTPVIPRHGGGLHMVQGWDIDGSVGAPFIPATAAHYRALQVLGTTLAKQGDGWTTQIEAAIKDSAAQLISNGTGYVGIQLSSDLDLSQVPTSDLLTPVDGGGNLLIPDPGVYRIVIFNEDSNISQSFPLTYLDTGTNSVYWSEDTNADGTIDRDYDQNGIADFRYLPNEFLFDTDGDLIPDTPLVSMVRLESNRENQFTWMLNVRRRSDGLARSIDVIVRFANGVDPADERMFPATFVAGTPGVSSYQVFVANATDGTEPNIRKGKFIFDALNGVWYRIQDVQTKPLLATGPPWDTYDYIVTTETAIREAAGTDFIDDSTLNGSGTFAGAMFPTGIVDIYPMGSRNIPDGF is encoded by the coding sequence ATGAAACAGCCGACTTCTGTGAACCGAAATCCCGCTGCTCATGCCCGTCACGGCGTGACGCTGGTGGAAGTGCTGATGTCGCTGATGATCATGAGCATCGGCGTGACGTCGGTCGCCGTGTTGTTTCCGATATCGATGCTGCGGTCCATCCAGGCAACGCAACTGACCAACGGAGCGATCACGAAGTACAACGTGGAAACTCTGCTGGACATGCAGCCGGGGCTGATCTTTGATCCGGACGGTGACTATCTGGCCGGACCGGCTGCCGGCAGCCTGGATCTGCTGACGGAACATTTTCGCTTTCCGGCGACTCGGAACTACATCGTCGACCCGGCTGGTTTCTACACTCACGTGGCCGACGGACAGTTTGGCTACGCGGGATTGTTCGGAAACGATCCCACCGGACTGCTGACACCCGTCATCCCCAGACATGGCGGAGGGCTGCACATGGTTCAGGGCTGGGATATTGACGGCAGCGTCGGCGCACCGTTCATTCCGGCGACTGCAGCACATTATCGAGCACTCCAGGTTCTGGGCACGACACTGGCGAAGCAGGGCGACGGCTGGACGACTCAGATTGAAGCCGCCATCAAGGATTCCGCCGCTCAACTAATCAGCAACGGAACCGGTTACGTTGGAATTCAGCTCAGTTCGGACCTGGATCTCAGCCAGGTACCCACATCAGACCTGCTGACGCCCGTTGACGGCGGCGGCAATCTGCTGATTCCGGACCCCGGTGTTTACCGAATCGTGATTTTCAATGAAGACAGCAATATCTCGCAGTCATTCCCGCTGACGTACCTGGATACGGGCACAAATTCCGTGTACTGGTCAGAAGATACCAATGCGGACGGAACGATCGATCGCGATTACGACCAGAATGGCATCGCCGATTTCCGGTACCTGCCGAATGAGTTTCTGTTCGACACGGACGGCGATCTGATTCCGGATACACCGCTGGTCAGTATGGTCCGGCTGGAGTCCAATCGTGAGAATCAGTTTACGTGGATGCTGAACGTTCGTCGCCGCAGTGACGGGCTGGCTCGCAGTATTGACGTCATCGTTCGGTTCGCCAACGGCGTCGACCCGGCCGACGAACGCATGTTTCCGGCGACGTTCGTGGCCGGCACTCCGGGAGTCAGCAGCTATCAGGTGTTTGTCGCAAACGCGACCGACGGAACGGAGCCCAATATTCGCAAGGGGAAATTCATCTTTGATGCCCTGAATGGTGTCTGGTACCGAATTCAGGATGTCCAGACGAAGCCTCTGCTGGCGACGGGACCTCCCTGGGACACCTACGATTACATCGTGACAACCGAAACAGCGATTCGCGAAGCAGCGGGAACTGACTTCATCGATGACAGTACGCTGAACGGCAGCGGCACGTTCGCCGGTGCCATGTTCCCGACGGGGATTGTGGATATCTATCCGATGGGATCACGCAACATTCCGGACGGATTCTGA
- a CDS encoding prepilin-type N-terminal cleavage/methylation domain-containing protein, producing the protein MRRLSIHNRQCVVRRSGYTLIEILVVISIVLILASITLATVKFSRDADRVRNGALQVQSFLAGARDRAIYSKEPRGVRLFIEPPPGGVAAGPSPVSRTISTMAYIAPGGTWGSPENSSGINLERTAPGADVTLVHGFNNPGWWNLKRRGWLVDGLRIRIPKGPTGNWYPIDTSLIDTTVAPADDQLLILQIPYADPGDPTDTIAHRDLTYEIELPARILPQDPAILPEGTVIDLDGSKVPDIWRPANTGNGNYSGYMDIVFSPRGNVIGDAAAAGVLHFYVCDSEDSLFLKEQYVNGIAASRAVAPLVALNAFDSAVAAGLPFIPMDEIDPNLASGGTAWLGLSDTHIVKDRRMVSVFTQTGGISINQINSYVGFGGGAPDLNDPVDIDNDGNFAEPDGLADDPYRFAETGDVAP; encoded by the coding sequence ATGAGACGGCTTTCCATTCACAACCGCCAGTGCGTGGTCCGGCGTTCCGGGTATACGCTGATCGAAATCCTGGTCGTGATTTCGATCGTCCTGATTCTGGCGTCAATCACGCTGGCGACGGTCAAGTTCAGCCGGGACGCCGATCGCGTGCGGAATGGAGCACTGCAGGTTCAGTCCTTTCTGGCGGGTGCTCGCGACCGGGCGATCTACAGCAAGGAACCGCGGGGAGTCCGGTTGTTTATTGAACCGCCGCCGGGTGGAGTCGCTGCCGGTCCTTCTCCGGTCAGCCGGACAATTTCGACAATGGCCTATATTGCTCCGGGAGGCACCTGGGGATCACCGGAAAATTCCAGCGGCATCAATCTGGAACGCACGGCTCCCGGTGCCGACGTGACGCTGGTGCATGGATTCAATAACCCCGGCTGGTGGAATCTGAAACGTCGCGGCTGGCTGGTCGACGGGTTGAGAATCCGCATCCCGAAGGGACCGACTGGCAACTGGTATCCGATCGACACATCGCTGATCGACACCACGGTTGCTCCGGCGGATGACCAGCTTCTGATCCTGCAGATTCCCTATGCCGATCCCGGCGATCCAACAGACACGATTGCTCACCGCGATCTGACTTATGAAATTGAATTGCCGGCCCGCATTCTGCCACAGGATCCGGCCATTCTTCCTGAAGGCACGGTGATCGACCTGGACGGCTCCAAAGTTCCCGACATCTGGCGTCCGGCCAATACCGGCAACGGCAATTATTCCGGCTACATGGACATCGTGTTTTCGCCGCGAGGCAATGTGATCGGCGACGCGGCGGCCGCGGGCGTGCTCCACTTTTATGTCTGCGATTCGGAAGATTCGCTGTTTCTGAAGGAGCAGTATGTGAATGGCATTGCGGCGTCACGAGCCGTTGCTCCGCTGGTGGCACTGAATGCCTTTGATTCGGCCGTCGCTGCAGGATTGCCGTTCATTCCAATGGATGAAATCGATCCGAACCTGGCGTCGGGCGGAACCGCCTGGCTGGGATTGTCGGATACGCATATCGTCAAAGACCGCCGCATGGTCAGCGTGTTCACTCAGACCGGTGGAATTTCCATCAACCAAATCAATTCCTATGTGGGATTCGGTGGCGGGGCGCCTGATCTGAATGATCCGGTTGATATCGACAACGATGGCAACTTTGCGGAACCCGACGGGCTGGCCGATGATCCGTATCGTTTTGCAGAAACCGGAGATGTGGCACCATGA
- a CDS encoding type II secretion system protein: protein MSTPQITIHRRRSGFTLLELLMVVAVIAILMSLTFVVMAGVVQQAEEEATKVTILKVNRLLEQRIEAFDRAFKGSRRDDYVRGTVLLLRQIDGRFDYFEQHPDEAPPAILLLARKAGFRFEFPQRNVELVAGFDTPPTGPGLSAAVSDTVTGLPGSVYRKQAYPIARTQLVNEGTANPTITQINTRVSENYAKHQAYEATAATSEDVHSSESAELLYFTLISSGTFGSSPVDADSFTSAEVGDIDEDGLPEFLDAWGNPLRWYRWPTRLIDPTAPNPFAPDFFNANDPTEVDPVPDNIDGIVDGEGREITNTERDYAGLIFKGLPPQSVPILDSLGNPVTQRDLLLVDPDDPVGILYTFIEDPKYINMGIDLTQEFNEAKYHTPDTYHAPLVISAGPDERLGLREPNDFNAGAGIFGNLAQYAGTTAASPNPVDPAGLIDQLSDNISNRNRRMGGRR, encoded by the coding sequence ATGTCAACACCACAAATCACCATTCATCGACGGCGCAGCGGTTTTACTCTGCTGGAACTGCTGATGGTCGTGGCGGTTATTGCCATCCTGATGTCTCTGACATTCGTGGTGATGGCGGGCGTTGTTCAGCAGGCGGAAGAAGAGGCAACCAAGGTCACAATTCTGAAAGTCAACCGCCTGCTGGAACAGCGGATTGAAGCGTTCGATCGAGCCTTCAAGGGCAGCCGTCGCGATGACTATGTGCGCGGCACCGTGCTGCTGCTGCGGCAGATTGACGGTCGGTTTGACTATTTCGAACAGCATCCGGACGAGGCACCGCCCGCCATTCTGTTGCTGGCAAGAAAGGCCGGGTTCCGGTTTGAGTTTCCTCAGCGAAATGTGGAACTGGTCGCCGGGTTCGATACACCTCCGACAGGTCCCGGCCTGTCAGCAGCAGTCTCCGATACAGTGACCGGGTTGCCGGGATCTGTGTATCGCAAACAGGCGTACCCGATTGCTCGCACGCAGCTTGTCAATGAAGGCACTGCAAATCCGACAATCACTCAGATCAATACGCGGGTCAGTGAGAACTACGCAAAACATCAGGCCTACGAAGCGACGGCTGCAACCAGTGAAGATGTGCATTCGTCGGAAAGCGCGGAATTGCTGTACTTCACTTTGATCTCCTCGGGCACGTTTGGTTCGTCGCCCGTTGATGCGGATTCATTTACCTCGGCCGAAGTCGGTGACATCGACGAAGACGGCCTCCCGGAATTCCTCGACGCCTGGGGCAATCCGCTGAGGTGGTATCGCTGGCCAACTCGTCTGATTGATCCCACAGCTCCCAATCCGTTCGCACCGGATTTTTTCAATGCGAATGATCCGACAGAAGTGGATCCGGTCCCTGATAATATCGACGGCATCGTCGACGGAGAGGGACGCGAAATCACCAATACGGAACGCGACTATGCCGGCCTGATTTTCAAGGGTCTGCCGCCTCAGTCTGTTCCAATTCTGGATTCGCTTGGCAATCCGGTGACGCAGCGAGATCTGCTGCTGGTTGATCCGGATGATCCCGTCGGCATCCTGTACACGTTCATCGAAGATCCCAAGTACATCAACATGGGCATCGATCTGACGCAGGAATTCAACGAAGCCAAGTATCACACGCCGGATACGTACCACGCGCCGCTGGTGATTTCCGCCGGGCCTGATGAACGGCTCGGGCTGCGGGAACCCAACGATTTCAACGCCGGCGCCGGCATCTTCGGCAACCTCGCACAGTATGCGGGAACAACAGCCGCAAGCCCAAATCCAGTGGATCCAGCCGGATTGATCGATCAGCTATCAGACAATATCAGTAACCGCAATCGGCGGATGGGAGGTCGGCGATAA
- a CDS encoding type II secretion system F family protein: MPVFQYEAMDSTGLEVKDSIEAPSEAEAQTMIREKGFYVTKIREKERRKKEKPAQKKGVNDKRKAFTLGGVKPKVLTTFTRQLSTLQDAGLPVLRSLRILEGQNKPGALKNALMDVIEDIESGNTLSEAMAKQPKAFDNLYVNMVKAGEAGGALEVILQRLAEFKEKSQSLKRKIVGAMIYPAAVITVAVGIVSFIMIFIIPKFKKIFEDFGTDLPAMTQLLIDMSDWMMSYWYMLIIGPIGFWLFIKIVKKNRTGAFVVDWIALRIPLIGKILHMGTIARVTRTLGTLIASGVPILEALLISRDTAGNHVFVRAFDNIYAAIREGETISVPLKEAKIVDDMVVNMVDVGEETGALDDMLYKVADVYDEEVEVRVEALVSLLEPIMVVVLGLIVGFIVIALFLPLIKLLNDLA, from the coding sequence ATGCCAGTCTTCCAATATGAAGCGATGGACAGCACGGGTCTTGAAGTCAAAGACTCGATCGAAGCTCCGTCGGAGGCCGAAGCCCAGACGATGATTCGGGAGAAGGGCTTCTATGTTACAAAAATCCGCGAAAAAGAACGCCGCAAGAAGGAAAAGCCGGCGCAGAAAAAGGGCGTCAATGACAAGCGCAAGGCGTTCACGCTGGGAGGCGTCAAGCCCAAGGTTCTGACAACGTTTACGCGGCAGCTTTCCACTTTGCAGGACGCCGGACTTCCGGTCCTGCGAAGCCTGAGGATTCTGGAAGGCCAGAACAAGCCGGGGGCGCTGAAGAATGCTCTGATGGATGTGATCGAAGATATTGAATCCGGCAATACTCTGTCGGAAGCCATGGCCAAGCAGCCGAAGGCCTTTGACAATCTGTACGTCAATATGGTCAAGGCCGGGGAGGCCGGTGGTGCTCTGGAAGTCATTCTTCAGCGTCTGGCGGAATTCAAGGAAAAGTCGCAGTCGCTGAAGCGGAAGATCGTCGGAGCCATGATCTATCCGGCGGCGGTCATCACCGTCGCCGTCGGGATCGTGTCGTTCATCATGATCTTCATTATTCCGAAGTTCAAAAAGATCTTTGAGGACTTCGGTACCGACCTGCCGGCAATGACCCAGTTGCTGATTGACATGAGCGACTGGATGATGAGTTACTGGTACATGCTGATTATCGGGCCCATTGGGTTCTGGCTGTTCATCAAGATCGTCAAGAAGAACAGGACCGGAGCATTCGTTGTCGACTGGATTGCGCTCAGGATACCACTAATCGGGAAGATTCTGCACATGGGAACCATTGCGCGCGTCACGCGAACTCTGGGAACCCTGATTGCTTCCGGCGTGCCGATTCTGGAAGCCCTGCTGATTTCCCGCGACACGGCGGGCAACCATGTATTCGTGCGGGCATTCGACAATATCTACGCGGCTATTCGTGAAGGAGAAACCATCTCCGTGCCGCTGAAGGAAGCCAAGATCGTGGACGACATGGTCGTCAATATGGTGGACGTGGGCGAAGAAACCGGTGCTCTGGATGACATGCTGTATAAAGTTGCCGACGTCTACGACGAAGAAGTTGAAGTTCGAGTGGAAGCGCTGGTCAGTTTGCTGGAACCGATCATGGTCGTGGTTCTGGGTCTGATCGTCGGTTTCATCGTCATCGCCCTGTTCCTGCCGCTGATTAAGCTGCTGAACGACCTGGCATAA
- a CDS encoding ATPase, T2SS/T4P/T4SS family, producing the protein MAQRKLGQILIELGYLSDDQLWDVLEEQKQSSGEPIGQVAVRMGLVTQAQVTEALAEQWGMPVVNLAETNIPPSVLELVPQTMAEIYKIMPVSLRNDVLTVAMADPQNVAALDDLRNFLGNEVRGAVSSLADVEEAIARYYADREESIEDVLDSLRVEEDEGGAIKGYDLASDEELSDAAPIKKLLNMVMLLAIRDQASDIHLEPFEEEFKIRVRADGVLYEMVPPPRHLANAIVSRVKVMSDLDIAERRLPQDGRIELNVGGNPVDLRVSVLPTLFGEAVVMRILDRTVVALDLNKIGMDAGILSKFRTLIKAPNGIILVTGPTGSGKTTTLYSALNELNDIETKIITSEDPIEYDIEGIIQVPVNPVVGVTFANVLRAILRHDPDKILVGEIRDYETGEIAVQSALTGHLVFSTLHTNDAASAITRLRDMGVPAFLITATVEAILAQRLVRRICTECRTEFEPSDELLMELQLPLDTARKYKFYFGKGCARCNNAGYKGRIGIYELLAVTDEIRDAIAAEQSADEIRDIARTQGMSTLRESGLKLIFDGLTTIDEVVRETVMEDVE; encoded by the coding sequence ATGGCACAACGCAAGCTCGGACAGATTCTGATTGAACTCGGTTATCTTTCTGATGACCAGTTGTGGGACGTGCTGGAAGAGCAAAAGCAGAGTTCCGGCGAACCCATCGGTCAGGTCGCCGTGCGCATGGGCCTGGTAACGCAGGCGCAGGTCACGGAGGCTCTGGCGGAACAGTGGGGCATGCCCGTCGTCAATCTGGCGGAAACCAATATTCCGCCCAGCGTGCTGGAACTTGTTCCGCAGACGATGGCCGAAATCTACAAAATCATGCCCGTGTCGCTGCGCAATGATGTGCTGACCGTGGCCATGGCTGACCCGCAAAACGTCGCGGCACTCGACGACCTGCGCAACTTTCTGGGAAATGAAGTCCGCGGCGCCGTCTCCAGCCTGGCCGATGTCGAAGAAGCCATTGCCCGATACTACGCGGACCGCGAAGAAAGCATCGAAGACGTCCTGGATTCTCTGCGCGTCGAGGAAGACGAAGGCGGCGCCATCAAAGGCTATGACCTGGCCTCCGACGAAGAACTGTCCGACGCGGCACCCATCAAAAAACTGCTGAACATGGTGATGCTGCTGGCCATTCGCGACCAGGCCAGCGACATTCACCTGGAACCCTTCGAAGAAGAATTCAAGATCCGCGTGCGAGCCGACGGTGTGCTTTATGAAATGGTCCCGCCGCCTCGCCACCTGGCAAACGCCATCGTTTCCCGAGTCAAAGTGATGTCCGATCTGGACATCGCGGAACGCCGCCTGCCCCAGGACGGTCGTATTGAACTGAACGTCGGCGGCAATCCGGTCGACCTGCGAGTCAGCGTGCTGCCCACTCTATTTGGCGAAGCCGTCGTCATGCGGATTCTGGACCGCACCGTGGTGGCTCTGGACCTGAACAAGATCGGGATGGATGCCGGAATTCTCAGTAAGTTCCGCACGCTCATCAAAGCCCCAAACGGCATCATTCTGGTGACCGGTCCGACGGGCAGCGGCAAGACCACCACGCTGTATTCCGCACTGAACGAATTGAATGACATCGAAACCAAGATCATCACCAGCGAAGACCCCATTGAATACGACATCGAGGGAATTATCCAGGTGCCGGTCAACCCGGTCGTCGGCGTGACCTTTGCCAACGTGCTGCGAGCCATCCTGCGGCACGACCCGGACAAAATTCTGGTGGGGGAAATTCGAGACTATGAAACGGGGGAAATTGCCGTTCAGAGTGCTCTGACCGGTCACCTGGTCTTCAGCACACTGCACACCAACGATGCCGCCAGCGCGATCACTCGCCTGCGCGATATGGGAGTTCCCGCGTTCCTGATCACGGCAACCGTGGAAGCCATCCTTGCTCAGCGGCTGGTGCGCCGCATCTGCACGGAGTGCCGGACGGAATTTGAACCGTCCGACGAACTACTGATGGAACTGCAACTGCCGCTGGATACGGCTCGCAAATACAAATTCTATTTCGGTAAGGGCTGTGCCCGCTGCAACAACGCCGGCTACAAGGGCCGCATCGGCATCTACGAACTGCTGGCCGTCACCGACGAAATTCGTGACGCCATCGCAGCGGAACAATCCGCCGACGAAATTCGAGACATCGCCCGGACTCAGGGCATGTCCACACTAAGAGAATCCGGGCTGAAACTGATCTTCGACGGACTGACCACGATCGACGAAGTCGTCCGTGAAACCGTAATGGAGGACGTGGAGTAG
- a CDS encoding type IV pilus twitching motility protein PilT, translating to MARQLQIDKLLETVVRESISDLHITVGQPPVVRSGGRLIRLDTKTLDKEDTTALMKSITPERNQQELQEVGGTDFGFAFGDKARFRVAVFKQRGMISMVLRQIPRDFLTFEQLGLPPVVRELIQRPRGLFLVTGPTGSGKTTSLASMINWMNHNMDHHIITLEDPIEYYHDHNKSTINQREVGVDVPSFPEALRRALRMDPDVILVGEMRDLETISAAITAAETGHVVFGTLHTTGAQGTVDRIIDVFPTNQQEQIRTQLANAIIGILSQALLPRKPKGLVAAYEMLVVTSAISNLIREGKTFRINSSIQTGRKFGMILLDDSLFNLWKNGLCEEADVITKSNNPGELRARIERAKRGVFDDDEDDDDEFDD from the coding sequence ATGGCGCGTCAGCTTCAGATTGATAAGCTGCTGGAAACGGTGGTGCGGGAGTCGATCAGCGACCTGCACATTACCGTCGGGCAACCCCCGGTGGTGCGTTCAGGCGGCCGGCTGATTCGCCTGGACACCAAGACGCTCGACAAGGAAGACACGACGGCGCTGATGAAAAGCATCACGCCGGAACGAAACCAGCAGGAACTGCAGGAAGTCGGCGGCACCGACTTCGGCTTTGCGTTCGGCGACAAGGCCCGGTTCCGTGTCGCCGTCTTTAAGCAGCGCGGCATGATCAGCATGGTGCTGCGGCAGATTCCCCGCGACTTCCTGACTTTCGAACAGCTCGGTCTGCCGCCTGTTGTCCGCGAATTGATTCAGCGGCCGCGAGGTCTGTTTCTGGTCACCGGGCCGACCGGTTCCGGAAAGACCACCAGTCTGGCCAGCATGATTAACTGGATGAACCATAACATGGATCATCACATCATCACGCTGGAAGACCCGATCGAATACTACCACGATCACAATAAGTCCACGATCAATCAGCGCGAAGTGGGCGTCGACGTGCCGTCGTTCCCGGAAGCTCTGCGGCGAGCTCTGCGAATGGACCCGGACGTGATTCTGGTCGGCGAAATGCGAGACCTGGAAACGATCTCCGCGGCCATCACCGCCGCCGAAACGGGCCACGTGGTCTTCGGCACACTGCATACCACCGGTGCCCAGGGAACCGTCGACCGAATCATCGACGTCTTCCCCACCAATCAACAGGAACAGATCCGCACGCAGCTTGCCAACGCCATCATCGGAATTCTCAGCCAGGCACTGCTGCCCCGCAAACCGAAGGGCCTGGTCGCCGCCTACGAAATGCTGGTGGTGACCAGTGCCATTTCCAACCTGATTCGCGAAGGCAAGACCTTCCGTATCAATTCCTCGATTCAGACCGGCCGCAAGTTCGGCATGATTCTGCTGGATGATTCCCTGTTCAACCTGTGGAAGAACGGATTGTGCGAAGAAGCGGACGTGATTACCAAGTCCAACAATCCCGGCGAACTGCGGGCTCGCATCGAACGAGCCAAACGCGGCGTCTTTGACGACGATGAAGACGACGACGACGAATTCGACGACTGA